One region of Pseudoalteromonas sp. R3 genomic DNA includes:
- the aroQ gene encoding gamma subclass chorismate mutase AroQ, whose amino-acid sequence MKLLFVSRLTASLTLLFTLTGQAAPVYVQAGPGSFNHAALDLLESRHNDAYHRLYSGTPENTYAAAVKETAWAFSALANSTINGQLVPAIVNAMRNYKVTELSAAVRMPIEMCVFGADRLSPIKHVASHPAALKQIGQWLNTHQRQTISVPKGTNEAARMLAQGQFEQGTVAVGSCALKSVYPELTLREVGVQDNADNHTLFALMKMEKRPEQISEDQARTALAQVVEQANTQIKTRTDSAKMLFSHINQRLAQMQSVALFKAHKHRPIEDLSREAVVLSNALEQARQQCLDTASVEAFFQAQMDAAKAIQYRYRAQWLAEGVPDKGADLVQLRNTLNQLGTAILEVLTHHLARHGNLTPELGPVFYGELVTANLTKSDKRKLYHALQNVRRIENCQAAN is encoded by the coding sequence TTGAAATTGCTATTTGTTTCTCGCCTGACTGCATCATTAACGCTGCTATTTACGCTTACAGGTCAAGCCGCCCCTGTCTATGTTCAGGCAGGGCCCGGGAGCTTTAATCACGCAGCCTTAGATTTGCTTGAAAGCCGTCATAATGATGCTTACCATCGTCTGTATTCCGGTACACCGGAAAATACCTATGCCGCAGCAGTAAAGGAAACGGCCTGGGCTTTCAGTGCGTTAGCCAATTCAACCATCAATGGACAGCTGGTACCGGCCATTGTTAATGCGATGCGCAACTACAAGGTCACCGAGCTCAGCGCTGCGGTGCGCATGCCTATCGAAATGTGCGTCTTTGGCGCAGACCGGCTAAGTCCAATCAAACATGTGGCGTCTCATCCTGCCGCCCTAAAACAAATTGGCCAATGGCTTAACACGCATCAACGACAAACAATCTCCGTGCCCAAGGGTACCAACGAAGCAGCTCGTATGCTGGCACAAGGTCAGTTTGAACAGGGTACCGTGGCTGTGGGCAGTTGTGCGCTCAAATCGGTTTATCCAGAGCTGACCCTGCGCGAAGTGGGTGTTCAGGACAACGCAGACAATCACACGTTATTTGCACTGATGAAGATGGAAAAAAGGCCTGAGCAAATCAGCGAGGACCAAGCGCGCACTGCTTTGGCACAAGTCGTTGAGCAGGCCAATACACAGATAAAAACACGGACCGACTCTGCCAAAATGCTGTTCTCACATATCAACCAGCGTCTTGCTCAGATGCAGAGCGTGGCACTGTTTAAAGCACACAAGCACAGACCCATTGAAGATTTATCTCGTGAAGCCGTGGTGCTTTCAAATGCGCTGGAACAAGCTCGCCAGCAATGTCTGGACACGGCCAGCGTGGAAGCATTTTTCCAGGCACAAATGGACGCAGCCAAGGCAATTCAGTACAGATACCGGGCGCAATGGCTTGCTGAGGGTGTGCCTGATAAAGGCGCCGATCTGGTTCAACTGAGAAACACACTAAACCAGTTAGGCACGGCTATACTTGAAGTACTGACTCATCACCTTGCCCGGCATGGCAACCTCACCCCGGAACTGGGGCCTGTGTTTTATGGCGAGCTGGTTACCGCCAACCTCACCAAAAGCGATAAACGAAAGCTCTATCATGCACTGCAAAACGTGCGCAGAATTGAGAACTGTCAGGCAGCGAACTAA
- a CDS encoding OmpA family protein has product MRMNKILLCSAAIIALSGCEMNNTGKGAAIGATAGAVLGKATGNHKDKRVVIGAAVGAIAGAAIGNYMDEQEAAFNNALEGSGVQVVREGEQIRLVLPSNITFSTGQSVINPGFQKTLAGIARVMHKYDKTLLSIIGHTDSTGAAGFNQVLSEQRANSVKQSLLPLQIHPDRIYTQGAGESQPIASNDTEQGRAQNRRVEINIIPNRAS; this is encoded by the coding sequence ATGAGAATGAATAAAATACTTCTATGCAGCGCTGCAATAATCGCATTATCGGGATGTGAAATGAACAACACAGGCAAAGGTGCTGCGATAGGTGCTACGGCAGGCGCAGTGCTAGGAAAAGCAACTGGTAATCATAAGGATAAGCGTGTTGTTATTGGTGCAGCCGTGGGGGCCATTGCTGGTGCGGCAATTGGAAACTATATGGACGAACAGGAAGCCGCATTTAACAATGCACTAGAGGGCTCAGGGGTACAGGTGGTTAGAGAAGGCGAGCAAATACGCCTGGTGTTGCCATCAAATATCACCTTTTCTACAGGTCAGTCAGTTATTAACCCCGGGTTTCAAAAAACACTGGCAGGAATTGCTCGGGTAATGCACAAATACGACAAGACCTTGCTATCCATTATTGGTCATACTGACTCAACAGGCGCTGCGGGGTTTAACCAGGTACTCTCTGAACAGCGTGCCAACAGTGTGAAACAGTCGCTACTGCCCCTTCAGATACACCCTGACCGTATATACACTCAAGGTGCAGGGGAGTCTCAACCTATTGCCAGCAATGATACAGAGCAGGGCAGAGCACAAAATCGCAGAGTAGAGATTAACATCATTCCGAATCGAGCGTCATAA
- a CDS encoding serine protease, whose product MESTLKKLLLVTLASATFSGVAANKEKQPHQLRGAKNDVRIVGGGETTPFAYPFMGSLQLYGGHHCGSSLIAPNKVLTAAHCVEAWNISDFSVKFGGHDLTVDSQWEVYQVTDIVMHERYHDTYTYNNDIAILTLEQPVQGIEPIQLADRALKDSYVEGENFKVMGWGALYSGGPSPEQLHEVDVAYISNEVCNDAQHYNGDISENMICAGFDEGGKDSCQGDSGGPLIVNRNNQWFQVGVVSWGDGCAAPNKPGVYADVAMLNTWVNLNQHYVGFEFAETIIADKPGATVSVSLKNKSQDPVQITGFQLTDHAAGMLVGTENCTEKLVEPGQQCSVSIVASDSNKEGQFTLVAELASQDIASRSGTFNYVKVPASDADINAHMSSEPTIQWYTGGDVPWLLGEGVTEGNAKIPLLISGDISDQAETPSLTESSQRSILIAEIDHDLALGIDFEYLLSSENAYDFFSVYINGDRVLKNSGEYVAYEKASFDLKPGPNSVVFEYLKDSSVSAGTDNVALKAFNVKMRENLSPSIKLAQTSFRVRSGMSMDFNATGTMDPEGHNYTLAWTDMTAPEVVLSTDEVFKAIAPAVSETQIRTYQLTATDEYGATSKQSITVTIDENKHPVLKVAQTKFDVRGGFEFTLDASATTDPEGDALSYTWLKRTGGQPVNVGETAIVKLKADEADIGKTFIYELVVEDELGGESRRRVAVAIVENQAPQITLTAESTSVTSGENIELNATSVDPEGDALTFSWEQLSGKSVSVSSSSAKLSVAAPSVNQNEVLEFAVTVTDSFGHHQRKTSK is encoded by the coding sequence ATGGAATCAACATTAAAAAAATTACTCCTAGTCACGTTAGCGTCAGCAACATTCAGTGGGGTTGCTGCTAATAAGGAAAAGCAACCACACCAACTGCGCGGTGCAAAGAATGATGTGCGTATCGTTGGCGGTGGAGAAACAACACCATTTGCCTACCCTTTTATGGGCAGTCTGCAGCTTTACGGTGGTCATCATTGCGGCTCCTCTTTAATCGCACCGAATAAAGTGCTGACCGCAGCACACTGTGTTGAGGCTTGGAATATCAGTGACTTTTCGGTCAAATTTGGCGGTCATGACCTCACTGTTGATAGCCAATGGGAGGTTTATCAAGTGACCGATATCGTAATGCATGAGCGGTATCATGATACCTACACATATAACAATGACATTGCGATACTGACCCTAGAGCAGCCAGTTCAGGGGATAGAACCAATCCAGCTTGCAGATCGTGCACTTAAAGACAGTTATGTCGAGGGTGAGAACTTTAAAGTCATGGGGTGGGGAGCATTGTACTCAGGAGGCCCATCGCCAGAGCAATTGCATGAAGTGGACGTGGCTTATATCTCAAACGAGGTCTGTAATGACGCCCAGCACTACAATGGCGATATTTCTGAGAATATGATTTGTGCCGGCTTTGATGAAGGCGGCAAAGACTCTTGTCAGGGGGATAGTGGTGGTCCTCTCATTGTCAATCGAAATAACCAATGGTTTCAGGTGGGAGTTGTCAGCTGGGGAGATGGATGTGCAGCCCCAAATAAGCCTGGTGTATACGCTGATGTAGCCATGCTTAACACTTGGGTAAATTTAAACCAGCATTACGTAGGGTTTGAATTTGCCGAGACAATTATTGCGGATAAACCGGGTGCCACTGTATCGGTTAGCTTAAAAAACAAGTCGCAAGATCCTGTGCAAATCACAGGTTTTCAGCTCACAGATCACGCTGCCGGAATGTTAGTTGGAACAGAAAATTGTACCGAAAAACTGGTAGAGCCAGGCCAGCAATGTAGCGTGTCGATAGTGGCTTCAGACAGTAACAAAGAAGGTCAATTTACCCTGGTCGCAGAGCTGGCCAGCCAGGACATTGCATCGAGAAGCGGGACCTTTAATTATGTGAAAGTACCGGCAAGCGATGCTGATATTAATGCGCATATGTCTTCTGAGCCCACTATACAGTGGTACACTGGCGGTGATGTACCTTGGTTGCTCGGCGAAGGTGTTACTGAGGGTAACGCTAAAATACCACTTTTAATCAGTGGTGATATTTCAGATCAAGCAGAAACCCCCAGCCTGACTGAGTCGTCTCAAAGGTCAATTTTGATTGCTGAAATTGACCATGATTTAGCATTGGGTATTGATTTTGAATACCTATTGTCATCGGAGAATGCCTATGACTTTTTCAGTGTTTATATTAACGGTGACCGAGTCTTAAAGAACTCTGGTGAATACGTCGCGTATGAAAAAGCATCATTTGATCTAAAACCAGGACCCAACAGCGTGGTATTTGAGTACCTTAAAGATTCTTCAGTGAGTGCAGGGACCGATAATGTTGCACTGAAAGCATTCAACGTCAAAATGCGTGAAAACCTGAGCCCGTCTATCAAGCTGGCACAAACCAGCTTCAGGGTGAGAAGTGGGATGAGCATGGACTTTAATGCAACAGGTACAATGGACCCCGAGGGGCACAACTATACTCTGGCCTGGACAGACATGACTGCACCTGAGGTAGTATTGAGTACAGACGAGGTATTTAAAGCTATCGCGCCTGCTGTAAGTGAAACGCAGATTCGTACTTATCAACTAACAGCCACTGACGAATACGGTGCAACTTCTAAACAAAGCATTACTGTCACCATAGACGAAAACAAGCATCCGGTGCTCAAGGTCGCGCAAACGAAATTCGATGTAAGAGGCGGGTTTGAATTTACTTTAGATGCAAGTGCTACCACAGACCCTGAAGGTGATGCCTTATCTTATACCTGGTTGAAACGCACTGGAGGTCAGCCAGTAAACGTTGGTGAAACCGCCATTGTAAAGCTCAAGGCTGATGAAGCCGATATTGGGAAAACTTTTATTTATGAACTCGTTGTAGAAGATGAGCTGGGTGGCGAATCAAGACGCCGGGTTGCCGTCGCGATTGTTGAAAACCAGGCACCTCAGATTACATTAACAGCAGAGTCAACTTCGGTGACATCGGGCGAGAATATTGAACTGAACGCGACTTCAGTCGACCCAGAAGGGGATGCACTAACCTTTAGCTGGGAGCAGCTATCTGGCAAAAGTGTCAGTGTATCGAGTAGTAGCGCTAAACTCAGCGTTGCGGCACCTTCAGTCAATCAGAACGAAGTGCTTGAATTTGCAGTTACTGTGACTGATTCCTTTGGGCATCATCAACGGAAAACATCAAAGTGA
- a CDS encoding non-ribosomal peptide synthetase — protein sequence MDSHTNLLPLHPSQENIYLDQLLYPDEPSYNVACYQKLTYSVDFSTMQLCWQLLHQYLDALRIEIIEQPSGLPKQRIADDKQVTLAFEDFSHLGSPEQQALDWIRQRNAQPMSLMNNHTSEACLLKLGEHNYFLFVQFHHFIIDGMGGYRLVEYWHKLYHCLTQNLSTDWLHDIPQYHSSVLNAHRYLNSRRYTKDQDYWKKQFSGRAVMRLPVYYQQSGNGEINLPLGPGLNQQIQKLAQSHNLSPLAVMSAALSILLTQMTENENVDLGIAVHGRSTRSEKQVVGMYAQTTCITCETNSEYSFMALAEQASQTLASAFRHHKYPSSHLARLLELTTERLADVIIGYEHYDHENLEQNTKAQSFLLSNQQQAQPLAVRLLDFDFNDNLILKVIYSRAYMSEKEAEQFSERLLALMEFGTQAPYLSAAQLLEKLTDDQELPAEIQTLCPARNNNQYTLHDLFEQQALHTPDKIAVVYQQDSLSYRALNEKANRLARAIRQEVSLYTQSPPQPGFLVALYYEPCIEMIIAKLAVLKAGGAYVPISPKNPHTRSIHIIKDTKSKLVLTHNLLYEELTHTIQTLPSPPLILTTDCAQAHSAAPLPAHSKYNDLAYVIYTSGTSGKPKGVMIEHASIVYSTQYRSALYGQYKAFLLVSQYAFDSAIAGIFGTLCSGGMLVICPNHNPATVQTMLHEHHITHTLMTPSLYQVLIESITEIAPLLHIQAVILAGEALSRDIHQQHQTLLPHIALYNEYGPTENSVWTSVHKCDEHYQVCPGNIGKPLDHCSIYVLDRHGRRVLTGSPGELHISGPGLARGYLGQPELTTQQFIENPFYSGLPDAKVTPRLYKTGDWVRQLPSGELIYLHRKDSQLKIRGHRIELGEIERGISDIEGVKQAVVITWGNSDNPQLAAYVVVNPGQTFCSTTLALKMQASLPGYMIPNSYTQLTSIPLTINGKVDLSALPEPNCDTGSSYVAPVSSQERTLALLWQEILEQDQVGLTDNFLSLGGNSLSLIQLSTRIRQVFQVELSVMKLFNNSTLSKMAKLIKTATSDNPGKMSDYLHQLSGDSTAEVALICLPYAGADGLIYRPLMGQLPPSIALYTLSYPEVSSEDYQDYFAQCILDIQARISLPVVVMGHCLGGAVAMLLTQGLIAKNIDVNTLIINAFTLSEQDLPATDTDTKSRLPLDHNTIKSLLLSAGLQTNQHPFTSEQWDSIIKRFSRDAQLAEWCRRVYLSHYLNNRFTLPVFNIVAKDDPLTDGYLYNTALWKQFTEDYHVVELEQGGHYFINEPDQGFVEKLQNICQITSEQAVSPTV from the coding sequence GTGGACAGCCATACAAACCTGTTACCCTTGCACCCTTCTCAGGAAAACATTTACCTCGATCAACTGCTTTATCCGGATGAACCATCCTATAATGTAGCGTGTTATCAGAAACTTACATATAGCGTAGACTTTTCCACGATGCAACTATGTTGGCAACTGCTACACCAGTACCTTGATGCACTTAGAATAGAAATCATTGAACAACCGAGCGGTCTGCCTAAACAGCGCATAGCAGATGATAAACAGGTCACACTGGCCTTTGAAGATTTTTCTCACCTGGGATCCCCTGAGCAGCAAGCGCTTGATTGGATCCGCCAACGTAACGCACAACCCATGTCGTTAATGAATAACCATACCTCTGAAGCTTGCCTGCTCAAGCTGGGTGAGCACAACTACTTTTTGTTCGTACAATTTCATCACTTCATCATAGACGGCATGGGTGGCTATCGGCTGGTAGAATATTGGCACAAACTTTATCATTGCCTGACACAAAACCTCAGCACAGATTGGTTACATGACATTCCTCAATATCATAGTAGTGTTCTGAATGCTCATAGGTATCTCAACAGTCGAAGGTACACTAAGGATCAGGACTACTGGAAAAAGCAATTTTCAGGAAGGGCTGTTATGCGCTTACCAGTCTATTATCAACAATCAGGTAACGGTGAAATTAATCTGCCATTAGGTCCCGGTTTAAACCAGCAAATACAGAAGCTAGCTCAAAGCCATAACCTGAGCCCATTGGCTGTAATGAGCGCAGCACTCTCTATACTACTGACACAAATGACTGAGAACGAAAACGTTGACCTCGGTATTGCTGTACATGGACGTAGCACAAGAAGCGAAAAACAAGTTGTTGGCATGTATGCCCAAACAACCTGTATCACGTGTGAGACAAACAGCGAATATTCATTTATGGCACTCGCTGAACAGGCTTCGCAGACACTGGCAAGTGCATTTCGACATCACAAATACCCGTCGAGCCATCTAGCGCGGTTGCTAGAGCTCACGACTGAACGACTGGCCGACGTCATCATTGGCTACGAGCACTATGACCATGAAAACCTGGAACAGAATACCAAAGCCCAGTCCTTTTTATTAAGCAATCAACAACAAGCCCAGCCGCTTGCGGTACGCCTGCTAGACTTCGACTTTAATGATAACTTGATCCTTAAAGTGATTTATTCCAGAGCGTACATGTCAGAAAAAGAAGCGGAACAGTTTTCTGAGCGTTTGCTTGCCTTGATGGAATTTGGCACACAGGCCCCTTACCTGAGTGCCGCTCAGCTGCTCGAAAAATTAACTGATGACCAGGAGCTGCCGGCGGAAATACAAACCTTGTGTCCAGCCCGGAATAACAATCAATACACGCTACATGACTTGTTTGAGCAACAGGCCCTGCACACCCCAGACAAAATTGCGGTGGTTTATCAGCAGGACAGCCTGAGCTACCGGGCACTTAATGAAAAAGCCAATCGTCTGGCACGCGCGATAAGACAAGAAGTGAGCTTATATACGCAATCGCCCCCTCAGCCTGGTTTCCTGGTTGCCTTGTATTACGAGCCATGTATTGAAATGATCATCGCTAAACTCGCTGTATTGAAGGCCGGCGGCGCCTATGTCCCTATTTCACCAAAGAATCCTCACACACGCTCAATTCATATCATAAAGGATACAAAATCAAAGTTAGTACTTACGCACAACCTGTTGTACGAGGAACTCACACACACTATCCAGACGCTCCCTTCGCCACCGTTAATACTCACTACGGATTGCGCGCAAGCACATTCAGCAGCTCCTCTACCAGCACACAGTAAATATAATGATCTCGCTTATGTAATATACACCTCGGGGACCAGCGGTAAGCCTAAAGGGGTTATGATTGAACATGCCAGTATCGTGTACTCAACGCAATACAGATCTGCCTTGTATGGTCAGTACAAAGCATTTTTACTCGTCTCCCAGTACGCGTTCGACAGTGCCATAGCCGGGATATTTGGAACTTTGTGTAGTGGAGGCATGCTGGTGATTTGCCCTAATCACAACCCGGCTACAGTTCAAACTATGCTGCATGAACACCATATTACACATACATTGATGACACCGTCACTTTATCAGGTCCTTATTGAAAGTATCACCGAAATTGCACCACTTTTACACATACAGGCGGTTATACTTGCCGGCGAAGCGCTCAGTAGAGACATCCACCAACAACATCAGACGCTGCTGCCTCATATTGCACTATACAATGAGTATGGACCCACTGAAAACAGCGTCTGGACCAGCGTACACAAATGCGATGAGCACTATCAAGTTTGCCCGGGTAATATCGGAAAGCCACTAGATCATTGTAGTATTTATGTGCTGGACCGTCATGGACGTCGAGTGCTCACTGGTAGCCCCGGTGAGTTACACATCAGCGGTCCCGGGCTTGCCAGAGGTTACCTGGGACAACCTGAGTTAACGACGCAACAATTTATCGAGAACCCCTTTTATAGCGGCTTGCCGGACGCCAAAGTAACACCCCGCCTTTATAAAACAGGAGACTGGGTCAGACAGTTACCCTCAGGCGAGTTAATTTATCTGCACAGAAAAGACAGCCAACTTAAAATTCGTGGCCATCGTATTGAGCTCGGCGAAATAGAACGGGGCATAAGTGATATCGAAGGAGTAAAACAAGCCGTTGTCATCACCTGGGGAAATTCGGACAATCCTCAACTGGCGGCCTATGTTGTTGTTAATCCTGGACAGACTTTTTGTTCAACAACGTTGGCGCTAAAAATGCAAGCTTCGCTCCCGGGGTACATGATCCCAAATAGTTATACACAGTTAACAAGCATACCACTGACCATCAATGGTAAAGTTGATCTGAGTGCGTTACCTGAACCAAACTGCGATACAGGTAGCTCTTACGTGGCACCAGTCAGCTCGCAAGAGCGCACACTGGCTTTACTTTGGCAGGAAATCTTGGAACAGGACCAGGTAGGACTTACCGACAACTTTTTATCTCTGGGTGGCAACTCCCTTTCGTTGATCCAACTCAGCACCCGTATCAGACAGGTTTTTCAGGTCGAGCTGAGCGTTATGAAGCTATTCAACAACAGTACATTATCCAAAATGGCAAAACTGATAAAAACGGCAACCTCAGACAACCCCGGCAAGATGAGCGATTACCTGCATCAGTTAAGTGGCGATAGCACAGCTGAAGTAGCGTTGATCTGTTTGCCCTATGCCGGTGCTGATGGCCTTATATACAGGCCGCTGATGGGGCAGCTACCACCGTCGATAGCCCTTTACACCTTGTCTTACCCCGAGGTCTCCAGTGAAGACTATCAGGACTACTTTGCACAGTGTATTCTTGACATTCAGGCACGCATATCATTGCCTGTTGTGGTGATGGGGCATTGTCTGGGCGGTGCTGTTGCCATGCTTTTAACTCAGGGCTTGATAGCAAAGAACATAGACGTTAATACGCTGATCATTAACGCTTTTACTTTATCAGAACAAGATTTACCTGCCACGGATACAGACACAAAGAGCAGGCTCCCTCTGGATCACAACACCATTAAGAGCCTGCTGCTCAGTGCAGGGCTGCAAACTAATCAACACCCGTTTACAAGTGAGCAATGGGATAGCATCATCAAGCGCTTTAGTCGCGACGCTCAGTTAGCCGAATGGTGCCGCAGGGTGTATCTCTCGCACTATCTGAATAACAGATTCACCTTGCCCGTCTTTAACATAGTAGCAAAAGATGACCCGTTGACTGATGGCTATTTGTACAACACTGCACTCTGGAAGCAATTTACCGAAGATTATCATGTCGTTGAACTAGAACAAGGCGGGCATTACTTTATCAATGAACCAGACCAAGGCTTTGTAGAAAAGTTGCAAAATATTTGCCAAATCACGTCGGAGCAGGCTGTGAGCCCAACCGTGTAG
- a CDS encoding Na/Pi symporter: MMDTLQLIGSLLGGLGIFLVAISMMTDGLKLAAGSSLRKVLATWTKTPQRGIASGFCMTALVQSSSAVTVASLGFVNAGLITMHQALGIVYGANVGTTITGWLVAAVGFKFNIQAIALPLIGIGALMKLLRPQSRLASAGLALVGFGLFFIGIDILKGAFEHVVATFDLSQFTAEGLTGMLTFLLVGIVMTTLTQSSSASIALTITAAASGMIGLYAAGAMVIGANIGTTSTSMLAAIGATSNAKRVAAAQVIFNALTALVAFAILPVLFYLITEITGFFNLTADPALSLALFHTLFNVLGVMLIFGLNNRLAGFLMKRFCSAEETASRPRFLDKTIAQTPALATNALLLETKLVADKLLAQYDKSLQPLDSLAIEQEIQTIQQLCQHIGNFIVTVEQSALSEETTDLLAKLMRVEHYLFTCCHCVEKLAHLQPQKHLSEHPELHAQLQEYQSQLGHFMKTSLTAESMSESTLDAELGQLQQLHDDVKDDLILAGTNATLPIDNMVVNINGLSDMWQLTQQWQKAMLLMHMIDAQLSPDTRSG; this comes from the coding sequence ATGATGGATACACTGCAACTGATAGGTAGCCTTCTCGGAGGCCTGGGAATTTTCCTCGTCGCCATAAGCATGATGACTGACGGTCTGAAACTTGCCGCAGGATCATCGCTGCGCAAAGTGCTGGCCACCTGGACCAAAACACCACAGCGCGGCATTGCATCTGGCTTTTGTATGACCGCACTGGTGCAATCGTCCAGCGCGGTGACTGTTGCCTCACTGGGCTTTGTTAACGCTGGCCTAATCACTATGCACCAGGCGCTGGGCATTGTTTATGGCGCTAATGTTGGCACAACCATCACAGGCTGGCTGGTTGCCGCTGTCGGATTTAAATTTAACATTCAAGCCATTGCCCTGCCGTTGATTGGTATAGGTGCACTGATGAAACTATTGCGCCCGCAATCCAGGCTCGCCTCAGCCGGCCTGGCGCTGGTTGGCTTTGGCTTATTTTTTATTGGTATCGATATTCTTAAAGGTGCCTTTGAACATGTAGTTGCTACTTTTGATCTGAGCCAGTTCACTGCCGAAGGACTGACCGGAATGCTGACATTTTTACTGGTTGGCATTGTAATGACCACATTGACTCAATCATCCAGCGCGTCCATCGCCCTGACGATTACGGCAGCAGCCAGTGGCATGATTGGCCTGTACGCGGCCGGCGCTATGGTGATAGGTGCAAACATTGGCACTACCTCTACCTCAATGCTCGCTGCCATTGGCGCCACATCCAACGCTAAGCGCGTCGCCGCGGCACAGGTCATATTTAACGCGCTCACCGCTTTGGTAGCCTTTGCCATTTTACCTGTGCTGTTTTATCTGATCACTGAGATCACTGGCTTTTTCAACCTGACCGCCGATCCGGCGCTGTCACTGGCGCTGTTCCATACTCTGTTTAACGTGCTGGGCGTGATGCTGATCTTTGGACTCAATAACCGCCTGGCAGGCTTTTTAATGAAACGCTTTTGCAGCGCAGAAGAAACCGCCTCCCGGCCACGATTTTTGGATAAAACCATTGCACAAACACCCGCCCTGGCAACCAACGCATTACTGCTCGAAACTAAATTGGTGGCCGACAAACTATTGGCGCAGTACGATAAGTCCCTACAACCTCTGGATAGTTTAGCCATTGAACAAGAAATCCAAACCATTCAGCAGCTCTGTCAGCATATTGGCAACTTTATTGTCACCGTGGAGCAGTCGGCCCTGTCAGAGGAAACTACCGATCTGCTGGCAAAGCTGATGCGCGTTGAGCACTATCTGTTTACCTGCTGCCATTGCGTTGAAAAACTGGCTCACCTGCAGCCACAAAAGCACCTGTCAGAGCATCCTGAATTACACGCCCAGCTTCAGGAATATCAGTCTCAGCTAGGGCATTTCATGAAAACCAGTCTGACAGCTGAGTCGATGAGCGAAAGTACGTTAGACGCCGAGCTTGGACAACTGCAACAACTGCATGACGACGTTAAGGATGATCTGATCCTTGCCGGTACCAATGCGACCCTGCCAATCGATAATATGGTGGTCAATATTAATGGCCTGTCTGATATGTGGCAGCTGACACAGCAATGGCAAAAAGCCATGTTACTAATGCACATGATTGATGCACAACTGAGCCCAGACACTCGTTCTGGTTGA
- a CDS encoding DUF2306 domain-containing protein gives MLTLLKEHFSPSISADNTLQGALKTWIVIALVGQWAFAIYILSLYALPLLIGAAEQADKVSPTQGFDSTGSFNSFMFFGHIIPAAFMAISGIFQLSPGVRKKYPRFHRYNGRMFLFFGLCGALTGLYLSWGVGIRLSDIGAMGVTLNGLLIPVFILLAWRSAVNKQFAAHQRWAVHSFILVNGVWAFRLFLMGWYVINQGPNGNTRSLDGPADITLSFLCYLLPMFIAELYFWAKKRRTDTAKWLATAAISFAAVITLIGVGAATMMMWSPRVMMIFNSLF, from the coding sequence ATGCTAACCTTATTAAAAGAACACTTCTCGCCGTCCATTTCGGCAGATAACACCCTTCAGGGCGCACTCAAAACCTGGATTGTGATTGCGCTTGTGGGCCAGTGGGCCTTTGCCATTTATATTCTCAGCCTTTATGCGCTTCCTTTGCTCATAGGGGCTGCAGAACAAGCCGACAAAGTATCTCCAACTCAGGGATTTGACAGTACAGGTAGCTTTAACTCTTTCATGTTTTTTGGCCACATCATTCCTGCGGCATTTATGGCTATCAGTGGTATTTTTCAGCTTTCCCCCGGCGTGCGTAAAAAATACCCGCGTTTTCATCGCTATAATGGCAGAATGTTTTTGTTCTTCGGTTTGTGTGGTGCACTGACTGGTTTGTATCTTTCCTGGGGTGTGGGTATCCGCCTCAGTGATATAGGTGCTATGGGCGTCACACTCAATGGCCTGTTGATCCCTGTATTTATCCTGCTCGCCTGGCGCAGCGCAGTAAACAAACAATTTGCAGCGCACCAGCGCTGGGCTGTCCACAGCTTTATTCTGGTTAACGGCGTATGGGCGTTTCGCCTGTTTCTGATGGGCTGGTATGTTATCAATCAGGGTCCCAACGGTAACACCCGTAGCCTGGATGGCCCGGCAGATATCACTTTATCGTTTCTGTGTTACCTGTTACCCATGTTTATTGCGGAGCTTTATTTCTGGGCCAAGAAACGCCGTACAGACACAGCCAAATGGCTTGCCACGGCTGCCATCAGCTTCGCCGCTGTCATTACACTCATTGGTGTGGGCGCCGCAACCATGATGATGTGGAGCCCCCGAGTCATGATGATTTTCAATAGTCTGTTCTGA